A region from the Calditrichota bacterium genome encodes:
- a CDS encoding DUF2283 domain-containing protein, with protein NDALYFRLDESAIVESEEIRPGVILDYDANDNVVGIEILGLSKRVPVEMLKSLQFETA; from the coding sequence AATGATGCTTTGTATTTTCGGCTCGACGAATCAGCCATTGTCGAGTCCGAGGAGATTAGGCCGGGCGTGATTCTTGACTATGATGCAAACGACAACGTGGTTGGCATTGAGATACTCGGACTGAGCAAGCGTGTCCCAGTGGAGATGCTAAAGAGTTTGCAATTCGAAACAG